In a single window of the Antennarius striatus isolate MH-2024 chromosome 3, ASM4005453v1, whole genome shotgun sequence genome:
- the malt1 gene encoding mucosa-associated lymphoid tissue lymphoma translocation protein 1 isoform X4, producing MSESLDRSTKINMLTEAVVRRLCEKLDKSTDKGWRKLGEIVANERRFKVSSDDLEMCSLKVLQLEGSPSRMLLRLMGERGCTTGHLIDYLQMLGNCDALQCLKPSALQIVVQPQSVALLSGHKLHLSCHAVGKSPVQYQWFKTKEEVPNSFSPDLVISPVHLKDAGFYICRVNCGESCEFSQWAQVDVLNVDTSCGPSYHTVEGQLKVVIHPQFQRLNIGDNLQLQCGAVGRPIPRYQWYRNGVPIPNATKRKLVIPHVMQDQHGSYRCEISSSTERMWTNEADVVIDDVYAIGGATDKVALLIGNLSYQNHPQLKAPMVDVYDLSNLLQQLNFQVVSLLDLTESEMRNAVDEFLLLLHKGVYGLLYYAGHGYENYGNSFMVPVDAPNPYHSANCLCVQSILKLMQEKETGLNVFLLDMCRKRNIHDDSTPNIILRVTANIVFGYATCQDAEAFELSSSGFTNGVFVKFLKKRLLDDEKITVVLDRVAEDMGQFDATRGKQALEIRSSLSERRSLSDPILPGDSADPAHTQRRQWAKAHQLPESMCLSFDCGAQIKLGFAAEFSNVLVIYTHIIKKPEDMSFCQAQVTDFSHDLDVDPKEMNRETPEETGIHFLSSSLPQHCLYTRVSALQKLREELVFTVCLQGTFTSMADDPIHWMKNINIGKPLIARLDLHRDMRRNSCMQTCLMPHSPCHSPGPEHCPYLHQGLHQPQDYSRLSPQQQYLDIHEHVEGATGGCGDSFYDNLSQPRYERVYDSPGGLSSSPNRVSIPIEAPEDINELQTVFISSLQLQQQ from the exons ATGTCCGAGTCTTTGGACCGATCCACGAAGATCAACATGTTGACTGAGGCGGTGGTGAGGCGTCTCTGTGAGAAGTTGGACAAATCCACCGATAAAGGATGGCGAAAACTTGGAGAGATCGTCGCTAATGAGCGACGCTTTAAAGTCAG CTCTGATGATCTGGAGATGTGCTCTCTGAAGGTGCTGCAGCTGGAGGGCAGCCCCAGCCGCATGCTGCTGAGACTGATGGGCGAGCGAGGCTGCACCACAGGTCACCTCATCGACTACCTCCAAATGCTGGGCAACTGCGATGCCCTGCAGTGCCTAAAACCATCAG CCTTGCAGATCGTTGTTCAGCCCCAGTCTGTTGCACTTCTATCTGGCCACAAACTGCACCTCAGCTGCCATGCTGTGGGTAAATCTCCAGTACAGTACCAGTGGTTCAAGACCAAGGAGGAG GTACCAAACAGCTTCTCTCCTGACCTGGTGATAAGTCCGGTTCACCTGAAGGATGCCGGCTTCTACATCTGCAGGGTCAACTGTGGCGAGTCCTGTGAATTCAGCCAGTGGGCTCAGGTGGATGTCCTGAATGTTGACACATCTTGTG GACCGAGTTATCATACCGTAGAGGGTCAGCTGAAGGTGGTGATCCATCCTCAGTTCCAGCGGTTAAATATTGGGGATAACCTGCAGCTACAATGTGGAGCAGTGGGACGGCCGATCCCTCGATACCAGTGGTACAGAAATGGCGTCCCGATCCCCAATGCCACAAAGAGGAAACTCGTG ATACCTCATGTAATGCAGGATCAGCATGGCAGTTATCGCTGTGAGATCAGCAGCAGCACTGAGAGGATGTGGACTAATGAAGCTGATGTTGTGATAG ATGATGTTTACGCCATTGGAGGAG CGACCGACAAAGTGGCCCTGCTGATCGGTAATCTTTCTTACCAGAACCACCCTCAGCTCAAGGCCCCCATGGTGGACGTGTACGACCTCAGCaacctcctgcagcagctgaacTTCCAGGTGGTGTCGCTGCTGGATCTCACAGAGTCGGAGATGAGGAACGCTGTTGACGAGTTTCTGTTGCTCCTGCACAAGGGAGTCTATG GTCTATTGTACTACGCTGGTCATGGATATGAGAACTACGGCAACAGTTTTATGGTGCCGGTCGATGCACCGAACCCGTACCACTCAGccaactgtttgtgtgtgcagagcATTCTTAAACTGATGCAGGAGAAGGAAACTGGCCTGAATGTGTTTCTGCTGGACATGTGCAGAAAGAG aaATATTCATGATGACAGCACTCCCAACATTATCCTGAGAGTTACAGCCAATATTGTCTTTGGTTATGCTAC GTGCCAAGATGCCGAGGCCTTCGAGCTGAGCTCGAGTGGCTTCACCAACGGTGTGTTTGTCAAGTTTTTAAAGAAGCGCCTGCTGGATGACGAGAAGATCACTGTGGTGCTGGACAGAGTTGCAGAAG ACATGGGGCAGTTTGATGCTACGAGAGGGAAACAAGCTCTGGAGATCCGCAGCAGTCTGTCAGAGAGGAGATCTCTATCTGATCCTATTCTGCCCGGCGACAGTGCCGATCCTGCTCACACTCAGAGACGCCAGTGGGCTAAGGCTCACC agcttCCTGAGAGTATGTGTCTCAGCTTTGACTGTGGTGCTCAGATCAAACTGGGCTTTGCTGCAGAGTTTTCCAATGTTCTTGTCATTTACACTCACATCATTAAGAAGCCAGAGGACATGTCTTTCTGTCAAGCTCAGGTCACTGACTTCTCACAT GACCTTGATGTGGATCCTAAAGAGATGAACAGAGAGACCCCAGAGGAGACGgggatccacttcctgtccagcagCTTGCCGCAGCACTGTCTTTACACTCGAGTCAGCGCACTGCAGAAGCTCAGG GAGGAGCTGGTGTTTACCGTGTGCCTTCAGGGCACCTTCACTTCTATGGCTGATGATCCCATCCATTGGATGAAGAACATTAACATCGGCAAGCCACTGATTGCCCGACTGGACCTGCATAGGGATATGCGGAGAAATAGCTGCATGCAGACGTGTTTGATGCCCCACAGCCCCTGTCACAGCCCCGGGCCTGAACACTGCCCCTACCTCCATCAGGGGCTGCACCAACCCCAGGACTACAGCCGCCTGTCGCCACAGCAGCAGTACCTGGACATCCATGAACACGTCGAAGGGGCAACGGGAGGCTGCGGGGATTCCTTCTATGACAATCTCAGCCAGCCTCGCTATGAACGTGTATACGACTCCCCTGGGGGGCTTTCCAGCTCACCCAACAGGGTCAGCATCCCCATCGAGGCCCCCGAAGACATTAATGAGCTGCAGACTGTATTCATCAGCAGTCTACAGCTTCAGCAGCAGTAA
- the malt1 gene encoding mucosa-associated lymphoid tissue lymphoma translocation protein 1 isoform X1, translating to MSESLDRSTKINMLTEAVVRRLCEKLDKSTDKGWRKLGEIVANERRFKVSSDDLEMCSLKVLQLEGSPSRMLLRLMGERGCTTGHLIDYLQMLGNCDALQCLKPSALQIVVQPQSVALLSGHKLHLSCHAVGKSPVQYQWFKTKEEVPNSFSPDLVISPVHLKDAGFYICRVNCGESCEFSQWAQVDVLNVDTSCGPSYHTVEGQLKVVIHPQFQRLNIGDNLQLQCGAVGRPIPRYQWYRNGVPIPNATKRKLVIPHVMQDQHGSYRCEISSSTERMWTNEADVVIDARISIQISGAMECTEDDVYAIGGGSNDFFLNSVPEQLYATDKVALLIGNLSYQNHPQLKAPMVDVYDLSNLLQQLNFQVVSLLDLTESEMRNAVDEFLLLLHKGVYGLLYYAGHGYENYGNSFMVPVDAPNPYHSANCLCVQSILKLMQEKETGLNVFLLDMCRKRNIHDDSTPNIILRVTANIVFGYATCQDAEAFELSSSGFTNGVFVKFLKKRLLDDEKITVVLDRVAEDMGQFDATRGKQALEIRSSLSERRSLSDPILPGDSADPAHTQRRQWAKAHQLPESMCLSFDCGAQIKLGFAAEFSNVLVIYTHIIKKPEDMSFCQAQVTDFSHDLDVDPKEMNRETPEETGIHFLSSSLPQHCLYTRVSALQKLREELVFTVCLQGTFTSMADDPIHWMKNINIGKPLIARLDLHRDMRRNSCMQTCLMPHSPCHSPGPEHCPYLHQGLHQPQDYSRLSPQQQYLDIHEHVEGATGGCGDSFYDNLSQPRYERVYDSPGGLSSSPNRVSIPIEAPEDINELQTVFISSLQLQQQ from the exons ATGTCCGAGTCTTTGGACCGATCCACGAAGATCAACATGTTGACTGAGGCGGTGGTGAGGCGTCTCTGTGAGAAGTTGGACAAATCCACCGATAAAGGATGGCGAAAACTTGGAGAGATCGTCGCTAATGAGCGACGCTTTAAAGTCAG CTCTGATGATCTGGAGATGTGCTCTCTGAAGGTGCTGCAGCTGGAGGGCAGCCCCAGCCGCATGCTGCTGAGACTGATGGGCGAGCGAGGCTGCACCACAGGTCACCTCATCGACTACCTCCAAATGCTGGGCAACTGCGATGCCCTGCAGTGCCTAAAACCATCAG CCTTGCAGATCGTTGTTCAGCCCCAGTCTGTTGCACTTCTATCTGGCCACAAACTGCACCTCAGCTGCCATGCTGTGGGTAAATCTCCAGTACAGTACCAGTGGTTCAAGACCAAGGAGGAG GTACCAAACAGCTTCTCTCCTGACCTGGTGATAAGTCCGGTTCACCTGAAGGATGCCGGCTTCTACATCTGCAGGGTCAACTGTGGCGAGTCCTGTGAATTCAGCCAGTGGGCTCAGGTGGATGTCCTGAATGTTGACACATCTTGTG GACCGAGTTATCATACCGTAGAGGGTCAGCTGAAGGTGGTGATCCATCCTCAGTTCCAGCGGTTAAATATTGGGGATAACCTGCAGCTACAATGTGGAGCAGTGGGACGGCCGATCCCTCGATACCAGTGGTACAGAAATGGCGTCCCGATCCCCAATGCCACAAAGAGGAAACTCGTG ATACCTCATGTAATGCAGGATCAGCATGGCAGTTATCGCTGTGAGATCAGCAGCAGCACTGAGAGGATGTGGACTAATGAAGCTGATGTTGTGATAG ATGCAAGGATCTCGATCCAGATTTCAGGGGCGATGGAGTGCACTGAAG ATGATGTTTACGCCATTGGAGGAG GTTCCAATGATTTTTTCCTGAATAGTGTTCCAGAACAGCTGTATG CGACCGACAAAGTGGCCCTGCTGATCGGTAATCTTTCTTACCAGAACCACCCTCAGCTCAAGGCCCCCATGGTGGACGTGTACGACCTCAGCaacctcctgcagcagctgaacTTCCAGGTGGTGTCGCTGCTGGATCTCACAGAGTCGGAGATGAGGAACGCTGTTGACGAGTTTCTGTTGCTCCTGCACAAGGGAGTCTATG GTCTATTGTACTACGCTGGTCATGGATATGAGAACTACGGCAACAGTTTTATGGTGCCGGTCGATGCACCGAACCCGTACCACTCAGccaactgtttgtgtgtgcagagcATTCTTAAACTGATGCAGGAGAAGGAAACTGGCCTGAATGTGTTTCTGCTGGACATGTGCAGAAAGAG aaATATTCATGATGACAGCACTCCCAACATTATCCTGAGAGTTACAGCCAATATTGTCTTTGGTTATGCTAC GTGCCAAGATGCCGAGGCCTTCGAGCTGAGCTCGAGTGGCTTCACCAACGGTGTGTTTGTCAAGTTTTTAAAGAAGCGCCTGCTGGATGACGAGAAGATCACTGTGGTGCTGGACAGAGTTGCAGAAG ACATGGGGCAGTTTGATGCTACGAGAGGGAAACAAGCTCTGGAGATCCGCAGCAGTCTGTCAGAGAGGAGATCTCTATCTGATCCTATTCTGCCCGGCGACAGTGCCGATCCTGCTCACACTCAGAGACGCCAGTGGGCTAAGGCTCACC agcttCCTGAGAGTATGTGTCTCAGCTTTGACTGTGGTGCTCAGATCAAACTGGGCTTTGCTGCAGAGTTTTCCAATGTTCTTGTCATTTACACTCACATCATTAAGAAGCCAGAGGACATGTCTTTCTGTCAAGCTCAGGTCACTGACTTCTCACAT GACCTTGATGTGGATCCTAAAGAGATGAACAGAGAGACCCCAGAGGAGACGgggatccacttcctgtccagcagCTTGCCGCAGCACTGTCTTTACACTCGAGTCAGCGCACTGCAGAAGCTCAGG GAGGAGCTGGTGTTTACCGTGTGCCTTCAGGGCACCTTCACTTCTATGGCTGATGATCCCATCCATTGGATGAAGAACATTAACATCGGCAAGCCACTGATTGCCCGACTGGACCTGCATAGGGATATGCGGAGAAATAGCTGCATGCAGACGTGTTTGATGCCCCACAGCCCCTGTCACAGCCCCGGGCCTGAACACTGCCCCTACCTCCATCAGGGGCTGCACCAACCCCAGGACTACAGCCGCCTGTCGCCACAGCAGCAGTACCTGGACATCCATGAACACGTCGAAGGGGCAACGGGAGGCTGCGGGGATTCCTTCTATGACAATCTCAGCCAGCCTCGCTATGAACGTGTATACGACTCCCCTGGGGGGCTTTCCAGCTCACCCAACAGGGTCAGCATCCCCATCGAGGCCCCCGAAGACATTAATGAGCTGCAGACTGTATTCATCAGCAGTCTACAGCTTCAGCAGCAGTAA
- the malt1 gene encoding mucosa-associated lymphoid tissue lymphoma translocation protein 1 isoform X2: MSESLDRSTKINMLTEAVVRRLCEKLDKSTDKGWRKLGEIVANERRFKVSSDDLEMCSLKVLQLEGSPSRMLLRLMGERGCTTGHLIDYLQMLGNCDALQCLKPSALQIVVQPQSVALLSGHKLHLSCHAVGKSPVQYQWFKTKEEVPNSFSPDLVISPVHLKDAGFYICRVNCGESCEFSQWAQVDVLNVDTSCGPSYHTVEGQLKVVIHPQFQRLNIGDNLQLQCGAVGRPIPRYQWYRNGVPIPNATKRKLVIPHVMQDQHGSYRCEISSSTERMWTNEADVVIDARISIQISGAMECTEDDVYAIGGATDKVALLIGNLSYQNHPQLKAPMVDVYDLSNLLQQLNFQVVSLLDLTESEMRNAVDEFLLLLHKGVYGLLYYAGHGYENYGNSFMVPVDAPNPYHSANCLCVQSILKLMQEKETGLNVFLLDMCRKRNIHDDSTPNIILRVTANIVFGYATCQDAEAFELSSSGFTNGVFVKFLKKRLLDDEKITVVLDRVAEDMGQFDATRGKQALEIRSSLSERRSLSDPILPGDSADPAHTQRRQWAKAHQLPESMCLSFDCGAQIKLGFAAEFSNVLVIYTHIIKKPEDMSFCQAQVTDFSHDLDVDPKEMNRETPEETGIHFLSSSLPQHCLYTRVSALQKLREELVFTVCLQGTFTSMADDPIHWMKNINIGKPLIARLDLHRDMRRNSCMQTCLMPHSPCHSPGPEHCPYLHQGLHQPQDYSRLSPQQQYLDIHEHVEGATGGCGDSFYDNLSQPRYERVYDSPGGLSSSPNRVSIPIEAPEDINELQTVFISSLQLQQQ; encoded by the exons ATGTCCGAGTCTTTGGACCGATCCACGAAGATCAACATGTTGACTGAGGCGGTGGTGAGGCGTCTCTGTGAGAAGTTGGACAAATCCACCGATAAAGGATGGCGAAAACTTGGAGAGATCGTCGCTAATGAGCGACGCTTTAAAGTCAG CTCTGATGATCTGGAGATGTGCTCTCTGAAGGTGCTGCAGCTGGAGGGCAGCCCCAGCCGCATGCTGCTGAGACTGATGGGCGAGCGAGGCTGCACCACAGGTCACCTCATCGACTACCTCCAAATGCTGGGCAACTGCGATGCCCTGCAGTGCCTAAAACCATCAG CCTTGCAGATCGTTGTTCAGCCCCAGTCTGTTGCACTTCTATCTGGCCACAAACTGCACCTCAGCTGCCATGCTGTGGGTAAATCTCCAGTACAGTACCAGTGGTTCAAGACCAAGGAGGAG GTACCAAACAGCTTCTCTCCTGACCTGGTGATAAGTCCGGTTCACCTGAAGGATGCCGGCTTCTACATCTGCAGGGTCAACTGTGGCGAGTCCTGTGAATTCAGCCAGTGGGCTCAGGTGGATGTCCTGAATGTTGACACATCTTGTG GACCGAGTTATCATACCGTAGAGGGTCAGCTGAAGGTGGTGATCCATCCTCAGTTCCAGCGGTTAAATATTGGGGATAACCTGCAGCTACAATGTGGAGCAGTGGGACGGCCGATCCCTCGATACCAGTGGTACAGAAATGGCGTCCCGATCCCCAATGCCACAAAGAGGAAACTCGTG ATACCTCATGTAATGCAGGATCAGCATGGCAGTTATCGCTGTGAGATCAGCAGCAGCACTGAGAGGATGTGGACTAATGAAGCTGATGTTGTGATAG ATGCAAGGATCTCGATCCAGATTTCAGGGGCGATGGAGTGCACTGAAG ATGATGTTTACGCCATTGGAGGAG CGACCGACAAAGTGGCCCTGCTGATCGGTAATCTTTCTTACCAGAACCACCCTCAGCTCAAGGCCCCCATGGTGGACGTGTACGACCTCAGCaacctcctgcagcagctgaacTTCCAGGTGGTGTCGCTGCTGGATCTCACAGAGTCGGAGATGAGGAACGCTGTTGACGAGTTTCTGTTGCTCCTGCACAAGGGAGTCTATG GTCTATTGTACTACGCTGGTCATGGATATGAGAACTACGGCAACAGTTTTATGGTGCCGGTCGATGCACCGAACCCGTACCACTCAGccaactgtttgtgtgtgcagagcATTCTTAAACTGATGCAGGAGAAGGAAACTGGCCTGAATGTGTTTCTGCTGGACATGTGCAGAAAGAG aaATATTCATGATGACAGCACTCCCAACATTATCCTGAGAGTTACAGCCAATATTGTCTTTGGTTATGCTAC GTGCCAAGATGCCGAGGCCTTCGAGCTGAGCTCGAGTGGCTTCACCAACGGTGTGTTTGTCAAGTTTTTAAAGAAGCGCCTGCTGGATGACGAGAAGATCACTGTGGTGCTGGACAGAGTTGCAGAAG ACATGGGGCAGTTTGATGCTACGAGAGGGAAACAAGCTCTGGAGATCCGCAGCAGTCTGTCAGAGAGGAGATCTCTATCTGATCCTATTCTGCCCGGCGACAGTGCCGATCCTGCTCACACTCAGAGACGCCAGTGGGCTAAGGCTCACC agcttCCTGAGAGTATGTGTCTCAGCTTTGACTGTGGTGCTCAGATCAAACTGGGCTTTGCTGCAGAGTTTTCCAATGTTCTTGTCATTTACACTCACATCATTAAGAAGCCAGAGGACATGTCTTTCTGTCAAGCTCAGGTCACTGACTTCTCACAT GACCTTGATGTGGATCCTAAAGAGATGAACAGAGAGACCCCAGAGGAGACGgggatccacttcctgtccagcagCTTGCCGCAGCACTGTCTTTACACTCGAGTCAGCGCACTGCAGAAGCTCAGG GAGGAGCTGGTGTTTACCGTGTGCCTTCAGGGCACCTTCACTTCTATGGCTGATGATCCCATCCATTGGATGAAGAACATTAACATCGGCAAGCCACTGATTGCCCGACTGGACCTGCATAGGGATATGCGGAGAAATAGCTGCATGCAGACGTGTTTGATGCCCCACAGCCCCTGTCACAGCCCCGGGCCTGAACACTGCCCCTACCTCCATCAGGGGCTGCACCAACCCCAGGACTACAGCCGCCTGTCGCCACAGCAGCAGTACCTGGACATCCATGAACACGTCGAAGGGGCAACGGGAGGCTGCGGGGATTCCTTCTATGACAATCTCAGCCAGCCTCGCTATGAACGTGTATACGACTCCCCTGGGGGGCTTTCCAGCTCACCCAACAGGGTCAGCATCCCCATCGAGGCCCCCGAAGACATTAATGAGCTGCAGACTGTATTCATCAGCAGTCTACAGCTTCAGCAGCAGTAA
- the malt1 gene encoding mucosa-associated lymphoid tissue lymphoma translocation protein 1 isoform X3, producing MSESLDRSTKINMLTEAVVRRLCEKLDKSTDKGWRKLGEIVANERRFKVSSDDLEMCSLKVLQLEGSPSRMLLRLMGERGCTTGHLIDYLQMLGNCDALQCLKPSALQIVVQPQSVALLSGHKLHLSCHAVGKSPVQYQWFKTKEEVPNSFSPDLVISPVHLKDAGFYICRVNCGESCEFSQWAQVDVLNVDTSCGPSYHTVEGQLKVVIHPQFQRLNIGDNLQLQCGAVGRPIPRYQWYRNGVPIPNATKRKLVIPHVMQDQHGSYRCEISSSTERMWTNEADVVIDDVYAIGGGSNDFFLNSVPEQLYATDKVALLIGNLSYQNHPQLKAPMVDVYDLSNLLQQLNFQVVSLLDLTESEMRNAVDEFLLLLHKGVYGLLYYAGHGYENYGNSFMVPVDAPNPYHSANCLCVQSILKLMQEKETGLNVFLLDMCRKRNIHDDSTPNIILRVTANIVFGYATCQDAEAFELSSSGFTNGVFVKFLKKRLLDDEKITVVLDRVAEDMGQFDATRGKQALEIRSSLSERRSLSDPILPGDSADPAHTQRRQWAKAHQLPESMCLSFDCGAQIKLGFAAEFSNVLVIYTHIIKKPEDMSFCQAQVTDFSHDLDVDPKEMNRETPEETGIHFLSSSLPQHCLYTRVSALQKLREELVFTVCLQGTFTSMADDPIHWMKNINIGKPLIARLDLHRDMRRNSCMQTCLMPHSPCHSPGPEHCPYLHQGLHQPQDYSRLSPQQQYLDIHEHVEGATGGCGDSFYDNLSQPRYERVYDSPGGLSSSPNRVSIPIEAPEDINELQTVFISSLQLQQQ from the exons ATGTCCGAGTCTTTGGACCGATCCACGAAGATCAACATGTTGACTGAGGCGGTGGTGAGGCGTCTCTGTGAGAAGTTGGACAAATCCACCGATAAAGGATGGCGAAAACTTGGAGAGATCGTCGCTAATGAGCGACGCTTTAAAGTCAG CTCTGATGATCTGGAGATGTGCTCTCTGAAGGTGCTGCAGCTGGAGGGCAGCCCCAGCCGCATGCTGCTGAGACTGATGGGCGAGCGAGGCTGCACCACAGGTCACCTCATCGACTACCTCCAAATGCTGGGCAACTGCGATGCCCTGCAGTGCCTAAAACCATCAG CCTTGCAGATCGTTGTTCAGCCCCAGTCTGTTGCACTTCTATCTGGCCACAAACTGCACCTCAGCTGCCATGCTGTGGGTAAATCTCCAGTACAGTACCAGTGGTTCAAGACCAAGGAGGAG GTACCAAACAGCTTCTCTCCTGACCTGGTGATAAGTCCGGTTCACCTGAAGGATGCCGGCTTCTACATCTGCAGGGTCAACTGTGGCGAGTCCTGTGAATTCAGCCAGTGGGCTCAGGTGGATGTCCTGAATGTTGACACATCTTGTG GACCGAGTTATCATACCGTAGAGGGTCAGCTGAAGGTGGTGATCCATCCTCAGTTCCAGCGGTTAAATATTGGGGATAACCTGCAGCTACAATGTGGAGCAGTGGGACGGCCGATCCCTCGATACCAGTGGTACAGAAATGGCGTCCCGATCCCCAATGCCACAAAGAGGAAACTCGTG ATACCTCATGTAATGCAGGATCAGCATGGCAGTTATCGCTGTGAGATCAGCAGCAGCACTGAGAGGATGTGGACTAATGAAGCTGATGTTGTGATAG ATGATGTTTACGCCATTGGAGGAG GTTCCAATGATTTTTTCCTGAATAGTGTTCCAGAACAGCTGTATG CGACCGACAAAGTGGCCCTGCTGATCGGTAATCTTTCTTACCAGAACCACCCTCAGCTCAAGGCCCCCATGGTGGACGTGTACGACCTCAGCaacctcctgcagcagctgaacTTCCAGGTGGTGTCGCTGCTGGATCTCACAGAGTCGGAGATGAGGAACGCTGTTGACGAGTTTCTGTTGCTCCTGCACAAGGGAGTCTATG GTCTATTGTACTACGCTGGTCATGGATATGAGAACTACGGCAACAGTTTTATGGTGCCGGTCGATGCACCGAACCCGTACCACTCAGccaactgtttgtgtgtgcagagcATTCTTAAACTGATGCAGGAGAAGGAAACTGGCCTGAATGTGTTTCTGCTGGACATGTGCAGAAAGAG aaATATTCATGATGACAGCACTCCCAACATTATCCTGAGAGTTACAGCCAATATTGTCTTTGGTTATGCTAC GTGCCAAGATGCCGAGGCCTTCGAGCTGAGCTCGAGTGGCTTCACCAACGGTGTGTTTGTCAAGTTTTTAAAGAAGCGCCTGCTGGATGACGAGAAGATCACTGTGGTGCTGGACAGAGTTGCAGAAG ACATGGGGCAGTTTGATGCTACGAGAGGGAAACAAGCTCTGGAGATCCGCAGCAGTCTGTCAGAGAGGAGATCTCTATCTGATCCTATTCTGCCCGGCGACAGTGCCGATCCTGCTCACACTCAGAGACGCCAGTGGGCTAAGGCTCACC agcttCCTGAGAGTATGTGTCTCAGCTTTGACTGTGGTGCTCAGATCAAACTGGGCTTTGCTGCAGAGTTTTCCAATGTTCTTGTCATTTACACTCACATCATTAAGAAGCCAGAGGACATGTCTTTCTGTCAAGCTCAGGTCACTGACTTCTCACAT GACCTTGATGTGGATCCTAAAGAGATGAACAGAGAGACCCCAGAGGAGACGgggatccacttcctgtccagcagCTTGCCGCAGCACTGTCTTTACACTCGAGTCAGCGCACTGCAGAAGCTCAGG GAGGAGCTGGTGTTTACCGTGTGCCTTCAGGGCACCTTCACTTCTATGGCTGATGATCCCATCCATTGGATGAAGAACATTAACATCGGCAAGCCACTGATTGCCCGACTGGACCTGCATAGGGATATGCGGAGAAATAGCTGCATGCAGACGTGTTTGATGCCCCACAGCCCCTGTCACAGCCCCGGGCCTGAACACTGCCCCTACCTCCATCAGGGGCTGCACCAACCCCAGGACTACAGCCGCCTGTCGCCACAGCAGCAGTACCTGGACATCCATGAACACGTCGAAGGGGCAACGGGAGGCTGCGGGGATTCCTTCTATGACAATCTCAGCCAGCCTCGCTATGAACGTGTATACGACTCCCCTGGGGGGCTTTCCAGCTCACCCAACAGGGTCAGCATCCCCATCGAGGCCCCCGAAGACATTAATGAGCTGCAGACTGTATTCATCAGCAGTCTACAGCTTCAGCAGCAGTAA